Below is a window of Bombina bombina isolate aBomBom1 unplaced genomic scaffold, aBomBom1.pri scaffold_2111, whole genome shotgun sequence DNA.
ccgttggtggctgaccctggacaatctgtcacagggaatgagcttccgcagaccagagtgggtcattgtcacgaccgacgccagtctagtgggctggggcgcggtctgggaatccctgaaagctcagggtctatggtctcgggaagagtctcttctcccgataaacattctggaactgagagcgatattcaatcaggctctggttaggatcaagcctgtttacagacctttgactcctccctggagtctaaatctagttctttcagttcttcaaggggttccgtttgaacctttacattccatagatattaagttactatcttggaaagttttgtttttggttgcaatttcttctgctagaagagtttctgagttatctgctctgcagtgttctccgccctatctggtgttccatgcagataaggtggttttgcgtactaagcctggttttcttcctaaagttgtttctaacaaaaatattaaccaggagatagttgtaccttctttgtgtccgaatccagtttcaaagaaggaacgtttgttacacaatttggacgtagtccgtgctctaaaattctatttagaggctactaaagatttcagacaaacatcttccttgtttgttgtttattctggtaaaaggagaggtcaaaaagcgacttctacctctttccttttggcttaaaagcattatccgattggcttatgagactgccggacggcagcctcctgaaagaatcacagctcactccactagggctgtggcttccacatgggccttcaagaacgaggcttctgttgaccagatatgtaaggcagcgacttggtcttcactgcacacttttgccaaattttacaaatttgatacttttgcttcttcggaggctatttttgggagagaggttttgcaagctgtggttccttccgtttaggtgacctgatttgctccctcccttcatccgtgtcctaaagctttggtattggttcccacaagtaaggatgacgccgtggaccggacacaccaatgttggagaaaacagaatttatgcttacctgataaattactttctccaacggtgtgtccggtccacggcccgccctggttttttaatcaggtctgatgaattattttctctaactacagtcaccacggtatcatatggtttctcctatatatatttcctcctgtccgtcggtcgaatgactggggtgggcggagcctagtagggatcatgtgaccagctttgctgggactctttgccatttcctgttggggaagagaatatcccacaagtaaggatgacgccgtggaccggacacaccgttggagaaagtaatttattaggtaagcataaattctgtttttcaatttgATCGTGTGAATAAAAGAGGAGACCTTTAAAGTGATTTTAATGAAttactaaaaataatcttaaaagcaggggcactttcattcattcaaattttgaaagacgcttaatttttaaaatatttaccattgcatctcctactttctttagcagatccgatgaagaatctggcttcctccaatctgcTAAAGAAAGTTGGAGATGCAGGTGGAGGAACGGCGGTATGTTTACTATTAATTAAGAGTCtttaaaaatttgaatgaattaaagtgcccctgttttgaagattatttttaaatactgggcagtaatttataacaatttacaatcactttaaaatggAGCCTGGGGCAATTGAGCTAATTTAATTTGGTGAATAATTCTACTTGTTTCAACAAcaaaagaatttgttttattataagtGTTTTGTTTATGTTAGGTTGTATAGTTGTCATTTAAAAGACTATTAATTTAGGCCTTTTTAATTTGACATTTTTACATACaaatattttatagattttttgttTTGTGGTTGTACTTGACATGATTGTTTTTGATCTTATGCATATATCTGTTCAGCAAATGTTCTACCCATATTAGCTAACCATCAGACAAAGTATAGAAggttgtttttaaatgcaaaacaaTTAAACTGAAGGCTATCAAAGTTCATAAACTGGAGagcacaaaataataaattattgcTCCTTTATGTACTGAAATAAGATTTGCTAATGGGCGATCGACTGGACTAATTTTAGATAGCGGTTCTACACATACAACAGCCATTCCAGTTCATGATGGATACGTACTTCAGCAAGGTAAAATAAGACCTCTTTTTAAGTGTCCCTTGGGCCTGCAGAAAACATCTTATCTTGCTTCTAACCTTGCTTTCAGtgtttggtttataaataaatggtGGTGATTCTTCTCTATAAGCACTTTGTTTTGTTACAGGCGGTTCTCACTACTTGTATTCATTttacatgtttgtttttaataggtATTGTAAAATCGCCACTAGCTGGTGACTTTATCACCATGCAGTGTAGAGAGTTATTTCAAGAGATGAGTGTGGATATAATCCCTCCTTACATGATAGCTTCTAAGGTGAGCAGCATATctccatttttgttgtttaaaggaacataaaaccccatttattttcttttatcgttcagatagagtatacaattgtacaactttccaatttacttatcgaatttgcatcattcttttggtgtcctttgttgaagtcaacagcaatgcatatgggtgagccaataacatgaagcatatatgtgcagccaccaatcaatcagcagctcctaaaccttcctaggtatcctttttgacaaataataccaatagaacaaaacaaatttgataacagaagtaaattggaaagttgtttaaaatcacatattgtctctgaatcatgatagaaaaaaatatgattttcatgcccctttaagaaaatgttctgtGAAGCTAATTTCTTCAGGTCCTGATATGTTGTGAATGTCTGTTTAGGAGCCTGTAAGGGAAGGTGCACCAGCAAACTGGAAGAAAAAAGAGAAGCTCCCTCAAGTTACCCGTTCCTGGCATAATTACATGTGCACTGTGAGCATAACTCAAACATTATGATACAAAAGTGTTTACTTTCTCCTTTGTTGATCACTGTACTCACATTCTTAATATTTCAGTCTGTAATCCAGGATTTTCAAGCTTCTGTTCTTCAAGTTTCAGACTCCACATACGATGAACAGTAAGTTTTCCAACAATATTTTTAGACTTAAAATGAGTTCTCTTTACACTTGTGCAACTTCTGATGAATTGCTTTGCTTTTTCTTCTGGTCGCTGTATTTTTCCCCTTGAATGGCGTATATTACCAACTAACTAAAGAAACATATTCATTTACTTCCTGTTTAAATGTAATCCATGCTTTACATTGTAGACATCTAAATGATGTATTGAATTGGTTATGAGCCTTTTGTTTTAGTTTATGGTAACGTTTAGTGGACCAAGTATACATAAATCAAGGTGTTTGTAAATACAACGTATAAAGAGACACAATAGGAATGTAATAGCAATTGTATACAATTCCTTGATGAGTAATTACTTTGATCCTTTAAAATGGATCACAATCTACTACAGATAACAAATGTTTTCTTAGGGAAAGCTATATCAATAACTGTCTTTCTGCCATTATATGTATTTTGTTAgctattttattgtatgttttagCTGCTTTATTAGGTAATGCTTTCTTTTATCTAAACGCTTATAGAGTTGCGGCACAAATGCCAACCGTTCATTATGAACTTCCTAACGGTTATAACTGTGACTTTGGGGCTGAGCGTCTAAAAATTCCTGAGGGATTATTTGATCCTTCAAATGTGAAGGTAAGTACTGGTAATGTACACTGAAACATTGTATATAAAACTAAAAGGGAAAGAGAAAGTACCTTTAATGTGTTAATATTGTAATCATTGTTTCAGAAACCATATAATgcataatatttctccaacataggtgtgtccggtccacggcgtcatccttacttgtgggatattctcttccccaacaggaaatggcaaagagcccagcaaagctggtcacatgatccctcctaggctccgccttccccagtcattctctttgccgttgcacaggcaacatctccacggagatggctaagagttttttggtgtttaaatgtagtttttattcttcaatcaagagtttgttattttaaaatagtgctggtatgtactatttactctgaaacagaaaggagatgaagatttctgtttgtaagaggaaaatgattttagcaaccgttactaaaatcgatggctgtttccacacaggactgttgagatgaattaacttcagttgggggaaacagtgagcagacttttgctgcttgaggtatgacacatttctaacaagacttggtaatgctggaagctgtcattttccctatgggatccggtaagccattttcttaatttttaatataagaataaagggcttcacaagggctttaaagactggtagacatttttatgggctaaaacgattactttataagcatatttaatggtttataactttggagagttattttaatcttgggaattctgttaaaaaaacggcaggcactgtattggacacctttttcactgggggccttttctagtcataggcagagcctcattttcgcgccactaatgcgcagttgtttttgagaagcaaggcatgcagatgcatgtgtgaggagctcagatccactgaaaaagcttattgaaggcgtcatttggtatcgtattcccctctgggcttggttgggtctcagcaaagcagataccagggactgtataggggttaaatgtaaaaacggctccggttctgttattttaagagttaaagctttcaaatttggtgtgcaatacttttaaggctttaagacactgtggtgaaatttgaacaattccttcatactttttcgcatattcagtaataaagtgtgttcaagtttatgcctattaacatgtctgaactagcagatagacgatgttctgtatgttcggaagccaaggttcctctccatttaaatatatgtgatgaatgtgacaaacaaagtagggacaatgatgccactgataataatgttgcccaaactgattccttaagtgaggagagtaagcatggtactgcatcatctccttccatgtctacaccagtcttgcccactcaggaggtccctagtacatctagtgcgccaatcctccttactatgcaacaattaacggctgtaatggataattctattaaaaacattttagccaaaatgcccacttatcagcgaaagcgtgactgctctgttttagatactgaagagcatgaggacgctgataatggttctgacatgcccttacaccagtctgaaggggccagggaggttttgtctgagggagaaatttcagattcaggaaaaatttctcaacaagctgaacctgacgttattacattcaaatttaaattggaacatctccgcgctctgcttaaggaggtgttatctactctggatgattgtgacaatttggtcattccagagaaattatgtaagatggacaagttcctagaggtcccggtgccccccgaagcttttcctatacccaagcgggtggcggacattgtaaataaagaatgggaaaagcccggcataccttttgtccctccccctatatttaagaaattatttcctatggtcgaccccaggaaggacttatggcagacagtccccaaggtcgagggggcggtttctactctaaacaaacgcaccactatccctatagaagatagttgtgctttcaaagatcctatggataaaaaattggagggtttgcttaaaaagatgtttgttcagcaaggttaccttctacaaccaatttcatgcattgttcctgtcactacagcagcgtgtttctggttcgaagaactagaaaagtcgctcaataaagcatcttcttatgaggaggttatggacagagttcaagcacttaaattggctaactcttttaccttagacgccactttgcaattagctagattagcggcgaaaaattcaggttttgctattgtggcgcgcagagcgctttggctaaagtcttggtcagcggatgtgtcctccaagaacaaattgcttaacatccctttcaaggggaaaacgctgtttggccctgacttaaaagagattatttcagacatcactgggggtaagggccacgcccttcctcaggataggtcttttaaggctaaaaataaaacaaattttcgtccctttcgcagaaacggaccagcctcaaactctacatcctctaagcaagagggtaattcttctcaaaccaagccagcctggagaccgatgcaaggctggaacaaaggtaagcaggccaagaagcctgctaccgctaccaagacagcatgagatgctggcccccgatccgggaccggatctggtggggggcagactctctctcttcgctcaggcttgggcaagagatgttcaggatccttgggcgctagaaatagtttctcaaggttatctcctggaattcaaggaactacccccaaggggaaggttccacacgtctcaattgtcttcagaccaaataaaaagacaggcattcttacattgtgtagaagacctgttaaaaatgggagtgattcatcctgttccattaggagaacaagggatggggttttactccaatctgttcatagttcccaaaaaagagggaacattcaggccaattttggatctcaagatcctaaacaaatttctcagggttccatcgttcaaaatggaaaccattcggacaattcttcctaccatccaggaaggtcaattcatgaccacggtggatttaaaggatgtgtatctacatattcctatccacaaggaacatcatcggttcctaagattcgcctttctggacaggcattaccagtttgtggcacttccattcggattagccactgctccaagaattttcacaaaggtgctaggatcccttctagcggtgctaaggccaaggggcattgcagtagtaccttacttggacgacattctaattcaagcgtcgtctctaccacaagcaaaggctcatacggacattgtcctagcctttctcagatctcacgggtggaaagtgaacgtagaaaaaagttttctattcccgtcaacaagagttcccttcttgggaacaataatagactccttagaaatgaagatttttctgacagaggccagaaaatcaaaacttctaagctcttgtcaagtacttcattctgttcttcttccttccatagcgcagtgcatggaagtaataggtttgatggttgcggcaatggacatagttccttttgcgccgattcatctaagaccattacaactgtgcatgctcagacagtggaatggggattatacagacttgtccccgacgatccaagtagatcagaggaccagagattcactccgttggtggctgaccctggacaacctgtctcaagggatgagcttccgcagaccagagtgggtcattgtcacgaccgacgccagtctggtgggctggggcgcggtctggaactccctgaaagctcagggtctatggtctcgggaagaatctcttctcccgataaacattctggaactgagagcgatattcaatgctctcaaggcttggcctcaactagcaaaggccaaattcataaggtttcaatcagacaacatgacgactgttgcatatatcaaccatcaggggggaacaaggagttccctggcgatggaagaagtgaccaaagtaattcaatgggcggagattcactcctgccacttgtctgcaatccacatcccaggagtggaaaattgggaagcggattttctgagtcgtcagacatttcatccgggggagtgggaactccatccggaaatctttgcccacataactcaattatggggcattccagacatggatctgatggcgtctcgtcagaacttcaaggttccttgctacgggtccagatccagggatcccaaggcgactctagtagatgcactagtagcaccttggaccttcaacctagcctatgtattcccaccgtttcctctcattcccaggctggtagccaggatcaatcaggagagggctttggtgatcttgatagctcctgcgtggccacgcagaacttggtatgcagacctggtgaatatgtcatcggctccaccatggaagctacctttgagacgggaccttcttgttcaaggtccgttcgaacatccgaatctggcctcactccaactgactgcttggagattgaacgcttgattttatcaaagcgtgggttctcagattctgtcattgatactcttattcaggctagaaagcctgtaactagaaaaatttaccataaagtatggaagaaatatatctgttggtgcgaatcgaaaggattcccatggaacagggtaaaaattcctaaaattctatcctttctacaagagggtttggagaaaggattatctgcaagttctttgaagggacagatttctgctttatctgttttactccacaaaaagctggcggctgtgccagatgttcaagcttttgttcaggctctggttagaatcaagcctgtttacaaacgtttgactcctccttggagtctcaatttagttctttcagttcttcaaggggttccgtttgaacccttacattccgtagatattaagttattatcttggaaagttttgtttttggttgcaatttcttctgctagaagagtttcagagtta
It encodes the following:
- the LOC128644540 gene encoding actin-like protein 6A (The sequence of the model RefSeq protein was modified relative to this genomic sequence to represent the inferred CDS: added 54 bases not found in genome assembly) yields the protein MHIKSEASLHPVLMSEAAWNTRAKREKLTELMFEHYNIPAFFLCKTAVLTAFANGRSTGLILDSGSTHTTAIPVHDGYVLQQGIVKSPLAGDFITMQCRELFQEMSVDIIPPYMIASKEPVREGAPANWKKKEKLPQVTRSWHNYMCTSVIQDFQASVLQVSDSTYDEQVAAQMPTVHYELPNGYNCDFGAERLKIPEGLFDPSNVKVST